A stretch of DNA from Perca fluviatilis chromosome 15, GENO_Pfluv_1.0, whole genome shotgun sequence:
GGAGGTAGTAGTCAGGGATTCTTCCGGATAAATCCGGAAATCCGTTTTTTCCGACCTGAAAATGACTCAATAGTAAATCATGCAAATCcgcaaaaaaaaaggagggtggtgttaaggttaggatagccaattggtcaggggataagacctgaacaaatcaggttacgttaccttgcgtaagcatggacgcagcctggccaatagtagtgattgaagggcgggtcttggcgtagGAATCGTAATTTCAAAGTCGGGAAAAAGAGCTCTACGCAGCAAACACAGATGTGCTGGGCGAgccatatactgtctatggcgaGCCGTCGGTGGAAGCTAACAGAAGCTAGCTGGCGCAAACTGACAGCTGACCAGGTGTCTCAAAGCTACCAAGTGATCGGCGGAGACAAGGAGTAGGCTACATGTACTTGAAAGAGTCCGGCAGTCGTGGCAGACGAAGGTCCAGTTGGGAGTTTGGATGTAGAGTCCACTGAAGTCCACTGTGGTCTGAAGGGATAATCCTCGCTAGATCACTAGTTTGCGGTAACAGTTAGTCGGGAggttgacagctaacgttagccagctgAAGATAACAGTTGATCGACGGTGAGTAACGTAGCTACGCTACACAGGctggcagcagcacagagtCCAGAATTGATAAGTCACAGCAGGGGATAGAAAGGTGTTGAGAATGACCAACACCTAATCTAAAACTTGGGGTACTTAATTTActagaaaacacaacaaaatatcaatTTCGCGGATTGTGAAGCGGCGATATTCACGTCAGCGTCCTCACGTATGCTCACGTTCCaacataaattttttttaagtggtaaATAGCTGCATGTTTGAGTATCCTCAATGTATATGGACTtttaacacttgtgttgtcctcgggtcaaatttgacccttttgaaaatgttttttatataaaaaatatggctttcaaccaaattgcagaAAATTATCATGGATGCATAGATATGttttatgggttccatacaacattatatgcaggtaaaattaatgataaatttcattgaattgaattttggtttgttatattcaattttatagcatttaaaaaaaaaaaaaaaaaaaaaattaaatggttttaaaacagtatcctgactaaactttaacatacaccagtctgtgatcctctcaacatcctctgatcttaactgttagtcaaaataattaataatttctgcttttttacctaaaaaaataggtataatgtcatacaTTTGGTGAATAAAGAAAGCTTTGAAAGattttttgacaaaaacctttaaaaaattttttttgcaaaaagcAACAAACGGGCCAGAAAAAAAGCGctaaaaaaagtgaattttcaATTTTTACCCAGAAGGACAAGGcaatacaacacaagggttaaacgtgACAATGACTAAgacaaatagtttaaaaaaaactacagtaaaacatgtgatcatgtgaaattgtatatatataatacctTGGCCACAATTTCTGTAGCTTCCTTTTCAACTAAAACAGTTAATTTTATTATGTGGTGCTAATGACATTTTTCCTCAGGTATTTGGAGAAACCAACAAAAATCTGTATATTCTCAAATAGTATGGTCTTAGCCACTATTAGTTGTTTGacgatgacctggccaaagtagtaaagtttagttttcacaatgattcattgtaggattatgatattattgcaatatgtaaatccacattgactcttaatttaacatatggttggaagaagtaaaattTGATCCAAaacgttttagtttttaaaaattatgacttttattattgtgtaatgtcagaaggactttaactgttttgccagtcaaattaactttaatgagtgcatattgaaatattacactgttgtgttggcaaaaaatgcatctcaaaatgcatcagattgatgctttaaaatctggaatatttaaaattttcttccgggggagcatgcccccggaccccccccCAGaagggtaatatccttctcacctttttcacccctgacccattTTCATGCCTGAACAGTGCTATTACACATCTCATAAAGAATGCATGCTGAGTATACAGGTTGACAGTCTGGCAGATTCATTCAGTAAGCCTTCTAAATGACCACACAGTTAAATGAAAACAtctcaaagaaaaataaacagtatATAGCCTTCCTAAAAGGataggttgggggggggggggctgtcgcCGCATCATGGATGACTCAACAAAACCTTAGACTTTGACACAGGAGATCTTAGTTCTCTTCCTGTTTCCTACTGACAGTTGTTCCCCAATCTTAACCACGTGGTTGTTATTATAACCTCAACGAAGAAGTTCCCCTGACCTGAAGTAATTATAACCCAAACCCGGATCTTGCCCAAACCCTAAAGTCATTTTTGTGCCAACAGTCAACCTTACCAAACCCTAACCATAGTGTTGTCAGATAATGAAAGTTTTTGTATTCGTTTTGGATGACACTGACAAATTTGAGGCGTCGCATCAGAAAATGCACGTCGTTCAGGGCAGttaatttgatactataaaataaaattgaattgagttACAAAGGATGTATTTTGTCATTAAATGTGTACGCCTTATCGCACACATGCTTTGCGGCCAACTTACTGGTATGTATGTTGGAACCATTCTGTTAAAGGgttgatgtgatgtgatgtttgCCTGGCGATGTGGTGTACAGGTAGCAAGATCAGGCTATTTAATAAAAGGAACAggtttcccatttttttttctacactaCACACAGACTGTTGGCTCCTGGTGAACATTATTACAGCATGATTGAATTGTGTTGCCTAATTCTGTTTACAATGTATTAGATAAGTATATCACTGCTAGCAGGTAAAGTACTGTGGCACattaattaaagttaatagCCAGCTACAGTAGGGGAAAAGAGCTGTGGAGGCTGCTGTCAAACAGACATGGCATTGAGGTTGTGTATAAATTGCTAAGAGCGAACTGCATTTCTCAGCCTCTTTgcttcacacaaaaacacattcatacagacacacactgagacattGGCCCAGAGTCACAGAGCAGGAGGTTTAAAGTGGGCAGAAGTTGAGAAATTAGTCATGTAGTGCCTCGAggctctgtgtgcatgtgtgcgagTATGTTCTGTATCTGTGAGAACTTTGCATCGGTGAGCGTGGGAGTGTCAAGATTGTAGAACCGATGTTGAAGTCCTCATCTGACCAATATTGTGAATtatgtgtttgcatgtaaaagtatgttttttattttatttatttatttatttatttttcaggacaatgcacatttgatgaacatgtatgagaggccgtataggaggtaattcatacttctgtcttacacacactatcataatcttgcatatacaccactatactcatacacacacactattataatccttttacatgtatgtatgagagggtatagttgtgtatgtgagagagtatagtagtatatgtgagagagtatagtagtgtgtgtgagagagagtatagtagtatatgtgagagagtatagtagtgtgtgtgagagagtatagtagtatatgtgagagagtatagtagtgtgtgtgagagagtatagtagtgtgtgtgagagagtatagtagtgtgtgtgagagagtatagtagtatatgtgagagagtaagtgtgtgtgagagagtatagagtagtgtgtgagagagtatagtagtatgtgtgagagagatagtagtgtgtgtgtgagagtatagtagtgtgtgtgagagagtttgatTGAAACGGAAGGGAGTTTGATTGAAACGAAGGCAGTTTGATTACTCAGCTCCTGATTGGTTGACAAAGAAGAAGCGGTATTTGACGGTCAAATTCCGGCACTGTCATTATAATAGTTTGGCTGAAGTGGAGCTGTAATGGATAGAGAGAGGCTAACTGAAGCTGTGGGTcttctaaataatattttagGAAATGGTGAGCTATTGTCAACGATGTCTCGACAATTAAATTAAGTCCAACAGAGCTCTGATTCGGAGATGCAGAGATTATTCAGGGGTGGAACTGTAAATCCAGTCAGACCTGGCTCCAGgctagcactgctacttctagctagctagctcaatgGAACACGGAGGACCCCGTTACCAGACGAGACAGCGTTTCGGTGGATCGTCGTCGAAATCCAGGAAGAGGTAAGTTGATGATAAAAATAGGACCATTGACATAGGACCCCTTTTTTATTAACGTCATTCTATCTGCAGTGTTCCCCCAAATTCATGTTAGCATGGTCGTGGCGTTAGCGCTGCTAACTAGTTGCTACCCACATAACACGGGCTAGCCATTTTCCATTGAAAACTTTGCAATATctccactagctagctagtgctagTTAATATGATCAAGCAAGTTTGATCAAGCTGTGTGAAATAATTTCAGAAATCAGGTTTCCGAATTAAATCTGCTTACATGAGAGAGACGACACATTGTCTGTAAAGCCCTTTGATTAACCACAgtatattttactgtacaatgtACATTTGACTTTGACTAGGAGAaaaagctagcagctagcagcagcagttatGGAAGCATACTGGTAATTGTAGTACCCATTGCTGCGCTCCTGTTATTAAATTtcaaacacattgtaatttgCTATCAGTGCGCAGCTTATTGCAACGCAGTTCTGCATTTATTGGATTTCACCTATCTTTGGGTAAAGAGAGAGTAGGCGTAGCTAGGCGTTTTACAGCAAAGATAGGTTAAATAAGAATGCTCGGTCTTGCAATCATCTGACTGGGTGACGAtatttagtctgtgtgtgtctttgagtaccatgaaaagcgctatataaataaaatgtaattatattattattattattaaagagtgcaatatacatgtttacatatgtttattacagtgaataataatctaaatactgctaagcagggctctcaagtgctTATTAAGCATTTTAGAATGTCACTCTTGTGTGGtgaagccacatatttgtttttatatttctgcaatctgtgtgatttgtttctgactttcatatgaatgtttaaaccaggcttggtcagtgctaaatatactactgtgattaaaggagttaaataaaagatgtcattcatataaattcatgcatcacctaatttcatcatcacatacaggcctggcctccaggaaagaacagtttgtttaatttatctaatcttgtgttgttcatactatacaatgatttattacagATTATCTGGCCAATGCTGGGCGTCTAAGGCCTTTGAAACGCATAGAAGACAAAGATCTCTTGGTGGAGGATATCATCATGTTTCAGCTGGTTCATCGAGTTAGTGGAGCACTTCAAAGGTTTGTGTAACTCCATTTTTTAGCAAACATAATTAACCCTTCtaaggtgttcatatttttgttccacagccaatgttggacccaccacattattaggtttttaaatcaatacagccataaacATGTATATAAAAATACTAAACAGAGGTTTACttaagctcaattaccaatgatagatacatcatttatggttcatatttgccatttactccaactataaaaaaggtaaaaaaataaataaaatagaaacaagatttttcattcattatcatcaatcattatcattattggtgcttatttcttagaacttaatcagaacaggtgaaagttcttgaaatgtaacaattttttaACTTTGTGTGAGAATAGCAGGTACaaagtttcatagcacctacaattattacactgtaataattacacttgggtccagtagacccgaacacctcatttgtattagttatgtgtaggggggtgtaCCGTGTACActaattgaaaataagttattttttatgttcttcaaagaaaatgagccaaggccaatgagtttgatttagaagaaataataaatagcatcatttttattttagcaaacattgaaaacgggtccCACAGACCTGAACAGCTTACAAGGATTAAGAATAATGAaagattttaacatatttttaaaagtcaATGTACAACCAAACACTCTGAATAAAGGCTTGCATGTATCATATAAAATAACTTAAAGAACATCACGTTTTAGATAGTGGTCAAAGACAAGGCCTTTTTGCATAATCAACAAACACTGAACTGTCTTATAAGTCATCCCTTTCATGTGCTGTGTGATAATTTATCCAAtttgaaaaattatatttgtatcttctcatgatacatttttacaggTTCAGGGAGGGGATGAAGACCCTTGGTGTTCTTGATGCAATAAGAATGCACCCAGATGCTTTCAGACCGCTGTTTTGTCACGAGCCATCCCCACTCACAGCGGATGTACTAGAACGGTCAGCAGTGGGCAGGAACAAAAGAAGGGCAGAGGAATGTGTGGCTGCATTTTGGAGGGACTACCTGCTGGATGTTGAGGGTAAGTATTATTGCTAGTTATGGAATAAAAATCTTTTCATATgcccttctgtctgtctttgtctttccctcctttttaaaagttttctacatgctaggtttaatttttgtttttggtgtatttctttttcagaGCAAGAGGGACCCTTGCAACTTGGGGGTATCCTGGCCTTTACGACGGGAGCAAATGATATTCCACCCCTGGGCTTCTCCCCACTACCTTCAGTGGTTTTTCTCCATGAGCTGCCCCTCATTTACCCACCGCAAACACATGCATTAACTGCCTGCGGTTGCCAGTCCTGAAAAAATTCGAGGATTTTAAGGAAACTATggattttgcattaaaaaacacTCAGGGATTTGGTCAGGAATGACTTCCAAGAAGTCCttaatatacattattaaaatCTGTTGCCTGTTGAACTTGACTAAATTGAAGAGGCATCGTTGTCAATAACTCACCATTTcctaatacattattaatgtcttgtttaaacaattaaaaatggaaTAATCATCCCCCCTGCTATTGTCTTGTGTACTggtaaaatttatattttaactcaACTATACATGGTTGAGAGAAGGCAAGGTATTTGTATAGGGTGACTGATTGTATTTTTACTTGGTTTTTAATTCACATGTGTATGTATCTAGGTATATACatgtttatgtgtatatgtatgtatatatatatatatatatggatatgtgtgtgtgtatgtatgtgtatttttttcttttaatttttatattttatatatatatatttttgtattatttaatttttgttttttctgttattttttaatttaattatttttattatttatttatttatttttaaatttatttatcttttctctcctcttctttaaCTTGTTGGGGTAAGGACAGTGGCGCTACCTGAAGTCATTTTGGTGTGAATGGTGGTTTATTTCCTTCCTGTTCTGACTTGTATGTTGGTTATGTTCTATTTCGATAACAATGAATAAAATCTATTTATAAAATGGAATAGAATAATCATTTGactaaaaagaaaacttttcactggccttttattaacctttattaaTTGCCTTGACACTAATGAAGTTGCTCACTGATAGAGATCACTAGGCTAAAAAATAATAGAATGCCATGGTTACCGTCATTGGCTAGTGGGTCTACAGTTTCTAGAATTCTGTTCATAACtttaattgaaaataaagtcattttctggaacAACAACATTGAAGTCTCAAAATGTACTTCATTCATTTCAGCGTTGTCACTCCTAACTAAAATGTTCTGCACCGGCGGCGCGAACTCGATCACGGGCtcgtaaaatgatagaaattaaggtCCCGGTCAGGTCCCGTCTGGTTCGGTCAAAGATCTTAAGCTCTACACCAAAGCTTCCCTGATTGTCATCCTCTTCAAACTGCTGGTTAATCAATAGCAAGAAAGAGATCGTCcggtatgtttgtttgtttgtttttttatttgtaaagcgtCTTTGGTTCCATGTAAGCTATAtaaaacttattattattattattattataattataaccaTTGAGCTCAGAAATTAatctttccaaaatgtcatGTCCCAAATTGTCAGTTTCCTCACAATTCTCTGAACACACCGCAGTGTATCAGTGAAAAAGATAGTAATGTTTTCCTCATTACCATATACTTCCACAAACAAAACTGACCttgaaaactaaataaaataagaataaatgtttcgtccaaaaggttgtttttttccttaaagtTTATGCTGCTTGATTTAAATGTTCCTTTTCCCTGTTGGTGATAGCTGTACTTTCAAAGCAGCAAGCCACCAGATAATGTATTTGCCCCTTTAGCCAATGAGGAAGTGAAATTTTTTTCCTATTTCACAACTTTTTTCACTATATCTTCACATACACTATATACTCTCCTATATACTATActtctcacatatactactatactctcaatacactactatactctctcatacactactatacttctcacatacactactatactctcacatatactactatactctctcacacatactactatactctcacatatactactatactctcacatacactactatattccacatactactatactctctcacatacactactatactctctcacacatactactatactctctcacatatactactatactctctcacatacacaactataccctctcatacatacatgtaaaaggattataatagtgtgtgtgtatgagtatagtggtgtatatgcaagattatgatagtgtgtgtaagacagaagtATGAATTACCTCCTATACGGCCTCTCATAAACATGTACAACAGTACACGTAAAAAAtgccagattgtagcccaagggctaatttccatctgcagtccaTTAAGCAGGTTGAAGTTACAATAAAAAGCAcaaaagatatacagtagtaacaTTTGCAGTAAAACAAGAGAAACAGGAAGAAACAAATGTGGGTTGATCCATAATTTTAAACAAGACGCAGCATCCCATATTCACTTCTAAAATGAAAGGATCATATATAGCAACAGTGTGCGCATCTAAAATCAGATGtggaaagtaatgaaatacattgactcacgttactgtattgagtagttttgttgtgtattttgtatttttcaagtagtttttaaaatctgtaatttaaaatgtacttgattgcgttttgagtgaagtattgtatttcgctacattacaaatcccatccgttactgagtttaaaaaaacaaaactttgaCTAACGAAAACCAAAAGGAACCACTACAGTGACAAGTGATCAGCAGCTAGGCTGCCTACCAGGAGCCAAGTCTTTCTGTAGGAGATTGAGAACGAGATGGAGGTGGATCAGGGAAGCGACGACGGTTCAGAGACTGCAATAGAAATGCTAGCTGAAACCTCAAATTCTGCTGCCCAAAACGACGAAAATCCTTGGCCACATTTGAAAGActgttttttcatttaaattcaagagGGCCAATAGTATCATCATGCAATGCCAGATGCCAGAGTGCCAAAGGTGACTCAACTGGCAGCATTCTATAACTCCACATCTAATCTGCGGAAGCATgttttggtaagtatttgtgCATTGGTACTAATTGCAAATTGCCAATTAGC
This window harbors:
- the LOC120574840 gene encoding G2/M phase-specific E3 ubiquitin-protein ligase-like — protein: MFQLVHRVSGALQRFREGMKTLGVLDAIRMHPDAFRPLFCHEPSPLTADVLERSAVGRNKRRAEECVAAFWRDYLLDVEEQEGPLQLGGILAFTTGANDIPPLGFSPLPSVVFLHELPLIYPPQTHALTACGCQS